The region GGGGTTGCGGATCGCCGTACGACCCGCCGGGCAGGGCACCGCTCAGCGCCGTGGCCACCGGCGCCGGCAGCGGCGCCCAGGAACAGCTGCCGAGGCCGGCCGCACTCCCGGCCGCGCCCGACTCACCGTTCTCCGGGCCCGCGGACGCGGCGCCGGACTGCAGATTCTCCGGCACGAACGACGACAGCGGGGCGGCGGTGGTCGCCCCGAGGTCGCCGTTCGACAGGGCACCCCCTTCGCCGGGGGCGCCCAGGGTGGTGGTCGCGGACTCGCGGCCGGGCTGACCGGCCCCGCCGGCCGCGGAAGCGGCAGCCGCCGGAGAAGTCACGGAGGTCGCCGCCGCCGGGGCGGAAGCGGTGGTGGAACCGGAACCGCCCCGCGAGAGGGCGAACGGGATCGCCACGGCGGCCACCCCGACGCAGGCCGCGGCGGCCAGGATCGCCAGCCGGCGACGCCGCCGCACCTGGCGGGCCGCCAGCACGGAGGCCGGGACCGCGGCCGCGCTGCTCGACCACACCGGCGTCGGCACCGGAGCGGCCGGCGCGTCGGCGGCCGACGCCGCCGGGTCCTGCACGACCAGTGGCCGGGCGTACACGGGTGGGACGTAGCGGGGCCGGCCGGTCGCGGGGTCGATGTCGGTGACCCGCTCGATCTCGGCGTCGGAATCGGCGGCGGACGTGCGCTGCGCAGCCGCCAGCACCGAGGTGATGGTGACCGAGCTGGGCGGTGCCGACGGGTCGTCCGCAACCTCGGACAACAGGACCCGGACCGGGTGGTCGTCGGGCACGTCATCGGCCCGGGGCAGGTCGAACGCCGGATCGAAGGGCGATCGCAGCTCGTGGGCGGCCGGGTCGTCCGCCGGCCGGCCGGCGCCGTCGTGGTCGGTCATCCGAGCCCCGCCCCCTGGGTCAGCTCGGTCAACGCCGATCGGAGCGCCGCCAACCCGCGCGCCGTCTGGGACTTCACGTTCCCCTCCGAACAATCCATCGCCCGGGCCACGTCGGACACGCTCAACCCCTCGTAGAAGCGCAGCACCACCATCGCCCGCTGCCCCCGCGGTACCCGGCGCAGCGCCGTGCGCACCAGATCGCGGTCGGCGACCAGATCGGCCAGGTCGTCCACGTCGCCGGCGGTGCCGGCCGCGGGACCGTCCGGGACCTCGTCGGTGGACTGCTCCCGCCGCCACGGCCGCCGTGACTCGTCGATGGCCGCGCGCATCAGGCACGACCGGACGTAGGCGTCCAGCGCGGCGTAGTCGCGGATGCGTTCCCAGGCGCCGTACAACTTCACGAACGCGATCTGCGTGAGGTCGTCGGCCTTGTGCCAGTCCCCGCACACCAGGTACGCGGTCCGCCGAACCCGGTCGCGACGCGCAGTGACATACACGGCGAACTGCGCCTCCTCCTCCGGCCGCACGCGAACCTCCTGCCGTAGGGAACGGACGGACCGTACCCTGCTGCGGGTTGCACGAGACGACGAACCGCCTGCCGACCTGCACCTTCCGCCGACGGCCGTCCGTGCGACGCGCCCCCCGATTGCCTGTGGAGGTCCCCTCTGATGTCCCCCGAATCCGCGCGGATCGACAGCCCGACGACCCCGGCCGTGGACGGGACCCGGATCGCCTATCAGGTGCGCGGTGAGGGTCCGCCGCTGGTACTGCTGGCCGGTCAGGCCAACAACCACCACTGGTGGGACGGCATCCGGGAACGGTTCACCGGGCGGCGCACGATCACCCTGGACTGGCGCGGGGTCGGGGACAGCGACAAGCCGGACGGTCTGTACTCGACCCCCGTCCTCGCCGCGGACGTGGTCGCCGTTCTCGACGCGCTAGGAGTCGACCGGGCCGATGTCTACGGGACGTCGATGGGGGGCCGGGTTGCGCAGCACCTGGCCATCGACCACCCCGACCGGGTCGGTCGGCTGGTCCTCGGCTGCACCAGCCCCGGCGGGCCGAACGCCGTCCACCGGGACCCGGCGGTCACCCGGTCACTGGGCGGCCCCGGCCCCGAGGCGCTGCGGGCGCTGCTCGAGCTGATGTACACCCCGCGGTGGCTGGCCGAAAACCCCGGGCCCTACCAGGTGGTCGGGGACGAGAGGATGACGCCGGTGTCCCGGCGCGGGCATCTACGGGCCAGCAACCGGCACGACGCCTGGGCGGAGCTACCGAGAGTGCAGGCACCGACGCTGATCCTGCACGGCTCCGACGACCTGATGACCCCGGTGGCCAACGCCGAACTGCTGCACGGGCTGATCCGCGGCTCGGAACTGGCGGTGCTCCCCGGGTCGCGGCACGCGTTCTTCCACGAGTTCGCCGACGTGGTGACGCCGCGCGTGCAGGAGTTCCTGGGCTGACCGCAGGCTATTCGCCGGTGGAGTACCCGACCCGCTCGAAGTGCTCGACCTCGGCGTCGGTCAGCAGCCGGGAACGGATCATGAACCGCACCCCGTACGGCGCTTCGAGGGAGAAGCCGCTGCCCCGGCCCTTGACCACGTCGATGGTCAGGTGGGTGTGCTTCCAATAGGCGAACTGGGATTCCGACATCCACACCGGGATCGTGGGAATGGGCGGGGCGTCCGCGGCCCCGGGGTCGTTGACGTCGAGATCGCCGAGCCGGACGTCCACGGCGCCGGTGATGAAGTCGCCCTGCGGGTAGCACATCGGCGAGGACCCGTCGCAGCAGCCGCCCGACTGGTGGAACATCAGCGGCCCGTTGCGGTCGATCAGGGAGCGCAGCAGCTCGGCCGCGGCCGGGGTGACGTCCACCCGGTGCGGGTCGACGACATCAGGTGCCGGCGTCTCGAGGTCGGTCGACGGTGTCGCGTACTCGGTCATGGTCCGACTGTGCCCCTGTCCACCGGACTTCGCTGTCCGGCACCGTTCGCCACGAAAGTGGATCCGCCGCTCCCCCGGCCGTGGCGAACCGGAGGAGCGGCGGCGTTCTGCGTCTACTGCCGAGGGGTTTAGAAGAAGCCCAGAGCCTTCGGCGAGTAGCTGACCAGCAGGTTCTTCGTCTGCTGGTAGTGGTCGAGCATCATGCGATGGTTCTCGCGGCCGATCCCGGACTGCTTGTACCCGCCGAACGCGGCGTGCGCCGGGTAGGCGTGGTAGCAGTTCGTCCAGACGCGACCGGCCTGGATCTCGCGGCCGGCCCGGTAGGCCTGCGCGCCGTCACGGGTCCAGACACCGGCGCCCAGACCGTAGAGGGTGTCGTTGGCGATCTTCAGCGCGTCGGCCTCGTCGGCAAAGGACGTCACCGACACGACCGGCCCGAAGATCTCCTCCTGGAAGATCCGCATCGAGTTGTTGCCCTCGAAGATCGTCGGCTGCACGTAGTAGCCGCCCGAGAGGTCGCCGCCGACATCGGCCCGGCCACCACCGGTCAGCACCTTGGCGCCCTCCTGCTTGCCGATGTCGATGTACGACAGGATCTTCTCGAGCTGGTCGTTGGACGCCTGGGCGCCGACCTGGGTGGAGGTGTCCAGCGGGTTGCCCTGGATGATCGCCTCGGTCCGCTTCACGGCGTCGCCCAGGAACTCCTGGTAGATCGACTGCTGGATGAGCGCCCGGGACGGGCAGGTGCAGACCTCGCCCTGGTTGAGGGCGAACAGCGTGAAACCCTCCAGCGCCTTGTCGTAGAAGTCGTCGCGCTGGGCGGCCACGTCACCGAAGAAGATGTTGGGGCTCTTGCCGCCGAGCTCCAGGGTGACCGGGATCAAGTTCTGCGAGGCGTACTGCATGATCAGCCGGCCGGTGGTGGTCTCGCCGGTGAACGCGATCTTGGCGATCCGGCTGGACGACGCCAGCGGCTTGCCAGTCTCCACGCCGAAACCGTTCACGATGTTGACCACGCCCGGGGGCAGCAGGTCGGCGATCACCTCGAACACCTTGAGGATCGACCACGGGGTCTGCTCGGCCGGCTTGAGGACGACGCAGTTGCCGGCGGCCAGCGCCGGGGCCAGCTTCCAGACGGCCATCAGGATCGGGAAGTTCCACGGGATGATCTGACCGACCACGCCCAGCGGCTCGTGCAGGTGGTAGGCGACCGTGTCGGCGTCGATCTCCGAGATCGAGCCCTCCTGGGCGCGGATGGCGCCGGCGAAGTAGCGGAAGTGGTCGACGGCCAGCGGCAGGTCGGCGGCCAGCGTCTCGCGGACCGGCTTGCCGTTGTCCCATGTCTCGGCGATCGCGATGTGCTCGAGGTGTTCCTCGAGTCGGTCGGCGATCTTGTTGAGGATGACGGCCCGCTCGGCGACCGACGTGCGGCCCCACGCCCCCTTGGCGCCGTGGGCGGCGTCCAGCGCCAGCTCGACGTCCTCGGAGGACGACCGGGCGATCTCAGTGAACGCCTGGCCGGTGACCGGGCTGATGTTCTCGAAGTACTCGCCCTTGCTCGGCGCGACCCAGTCGCCACCGATGAAGTTGCCGTAGCGGCTCTCGACCTTGACCGGGCTGTCGGACGATCCCGGCTGTGCGTACGTCGTCATGGACGAACTCCTCACCACGTTGTGAATACCGGGTCGCAGCTGGCCCCGGCGGCAGTTGTCGGTGACCGTAGGCCGGGTCACGCTGCAACCCCGCTGCACGAGGCGCAGCGTGGGTGCAGCACCATGGGCATCACGTCCCGAACCGGCGCAGTTCGGGTACTGCCGGGTTCGGGTACGGACCCGGAGCGACCCACCCGGGCCGTCGACGACTGACGCCCGGGCGACCGACCGACCTCCCATCGCCTGAAGGGACCGTCACCCGTGACGTCATTCGAGCCCCGCCCGACGCGGACCACCGACGACCCGACCCCCGGGGACGTCGCCGACGCGACCGGCGCGAGCGCCGCGGAGGAGACCGAGCAGGCCCCGGAGCAGCTGCTGCCGGAAATCTCCTTCGACGAGAAGTTCTATCCGGCCCGCCCCCGCGCCCTCGGGCCGCGGGCGCGGCTGCGCACCCTGCCGGAGTCGCCGCCGCCGTTCGCGGCGGACGCCCGCAACCCGGCCTATGTCGACTGGCTCGAGAACATGTCGATGCTGGGCGACGCCCGCAGCCTCGGCCGGCAGCTGTCCGGCCAGGCCGGCATGTGGCTGAACCCGTACGCCTACCCCAACCCGCGGGCCGCCGTCGAACGGGCCTCGGTGTGGTTCACCG is a window of Nakamurella flava DNA encoding:
- the adh gene encoding aldehyde dehydrogenase yields the protein MTTYAQPGSSDSPVKVESRYGNFIGGDWVAPSKGEYFENISPVTGQAFTEIARSSSEDVELALDAAHGAKGAWGRTSVAERAVILNKIADRLEEHLEHIAIAETWDNGKPVRETLAADLPLAVDHFRYFAGAIRAQEGSISEIDADTVAYHLHEPLGVVGQIIPWNFPILMAVWKLAPALAAGNCVVLKPAEQTPWSILKVFEVIADLLPPGVVNIVNGFGVETGKPLASSSRIAKIAFTGETTTGRLIMQYASQNLIPVTLELGGKSPNIFFGDVAAQRDDFYDKALEGFTLFALNQGEVCTCPSRALIQQSIYQEFLGDAVKRTEAIIQGNPLDTSTQVGAQASNDQLEKILSYIDIGKQEGAKVLTGGGRADVGGDLSGGYYVQPTIFEGNNSMRIFQEEIFGPVVSVTSFADEADALKIANDTLYGLGAGVWTRDGAQAYRAGREIQAGRVWTNCYHAYPAHAAFGGYKQSGIGRENHRMMLDHYQQTKNLLVSYSPKALGFF
- a CDS encoding alpha/beta fold hydrolase — protein: MSPESARIDSPTTPAVDGTRIAYQVRGEGPPLVLLAGQANNHHWWDGIRERFTGRRTITLDWRGVGDSDKPDGLYSTPVLAADVVAVLDALGVDRADVYGTSMGGRVAQHLAIDHPDRVGRLVLGCTSPGGPNAVHRDPAVTRSLGGPGPEALRALLELMYTPRWLAENPGPYQVVGDERMTPVSRRGHLRASNRHDAWAELPRVQAPTLILHGSDDLMTPVANAELLHGLIRGSELAVLPGSRHAFFHEFADVVTPRVQEFLG
- a CDS encoding SigE family RNA polymerase sigma factor, translated to MRPEEEAQFAVYVTARRDRVRRTAYLVCGDWHKADDLTQIAFVKLYGAWERIRDYAALDAYVRSCLMRAAIDESRRPWRREQSTDEVPDGPAAGTAGDVDDLADLVADRDLVRTALRRVPRGQRAMVVLRFYEGLSVSDVARAMDCSEGNVKSQTARGLAALRSALTELTQGAGLG
- a CDS encoding DUF779 domain-containing protein codes for the protein MTEYATPSTDLETPAPDVVDPHRVDVTPAAAELLRSLIDRNGPLMFHQSGGCCDGSSPMCYPQGDFITGAVDVRLGDLDVNDPGAADAPPIPTIPVWMSESQFAYWKHTHLTIDVVKGRGSGFSLEAPYGVRFMIRSRLLTDAEVEHFERVGYSTGE